One Vitis riparia cultivar Riparia Gloire de Montpellier isolate 1030 chromosome 4, EGFV_Vit.rip_1.0, whole genome shotgun sequence genomic window carries:
- the LOC117912861 gene encoding GRIP and coiled-coil domain-containing protein 2 isoform X3, with the protein MEKNKNRTDLLAAGRKKLQQFRQKKDGKGSSSQAKSSNKSGKSRQHEADANTVPATVNPKASQQVSDGEIGLQHLDSDVEFIDSSVSHSIENSMAPDIDAEAIDPPSMPLSPKMGKVEKFSTDYTELPLEGSGVGENDVDSSVSNKGESIPIANPEVAIVGSLGDSEMAVSGGESIHANMREPVDVLAPPASVDDAREQLLDTVGTWSPRLEEERELLSSQEEFPDLSLIPRQDQVTDEAESLGSKQLDRSSEIEIEGGVKLALSELRGSVETLAREASEVTVMEEATHEEEQSGDADDVSASAGAPDEVEDKEIHRRDKVPVSGQAIPEVDDSLTISSEVTNQQRADVDVSSSNEEEMEMLSRSGDTGSNWKERAQPGAKGRKSDEVYQQEGLPEGSFVSEDKSHERPLETKILSLPRGWTVFPDADISSVSLSQLAELVKALNEDEFRFLLKSRDSASNAQVGNIDSLTVPESGLSDVLVRLKEQLYLTDFAKELHLCEQTEMQMDFCQRNYQLVNEISMLNASLSEVRERNKSISTELEQRSSELQVILRDKEELQNQLNTTTREIKEFYSRFDELQIKLERSQMELSSLTMELADSKDLVAALEVENKTLNGNLASVMEGRKKIEEEKEFFLYENEKLHTDLASCNGLLANIQVEKADLERSLASAAEQSKKLEEEREYFVHENEKLLAELGESKALVAALQVEITDLDGSLSLAREERMKLEEQKEFSVHENEKLSAELADCNSLIAALQAENANLNTSRALEMEERKKLEEDQVSLAHENERLSAELLVHQEQLSTEHGTCMQLELDLKEATMRLEQLTEENSFLNNNLDIHKAKISEIDHSQVQLISLAADAGYQCESSGIPIRARQHASDAAGSRQIPGKQDHEVFSLLERPLFGDLGELPELQQQKCDVYDDSFGFMVLKRHLQEVERIIRELEGAVEEMHSHSVSLSSSGAKFAASGVSKLIQAFESKGHLDDDEVEEIHSTEDQSPADSYIFAKEQGGILKAVLKELSLDVENACELFKSERDGKKIANDTCKELNIQYEALKEHSNSLEAMNIELEVLCEAMKQHGCDVEARKSELEVLYEALKQQDISLKTENTELGKKLTEYQSRINELEGQLYDIQQSSDEMASTMYNQVENLQKEVTENELMLRQEWNSTIAQIVEEVGKLDATAGRFFTSAISSGPHDGFGICDIVASSINAATKVIEDLQEKLEATLADHEAICSSYKEVNEKFNELHGKNEVAIDTLHKIYDDLSKLVNDSHGYVEESEINVQYKKLLDPINPSSYETLIEQLSILLVERSQLESVSNRLSSELMSRMKEIEELNKKGGDLNAILKLVENIEGVVKLEDMEIDSDIPPVSRLEILVPIVVQKCKEADEQVSFSREEFGSKVIEVSDLQGNVNELNLLNLQQKNEILVLKESLRKAEEALVAARSELQEKVTELEQSEQRVSSVREKLSIAVAKGKGLIVQRETLKQSLAEMSNELERCSQELQSKDARLHEVEMKLKTYSEAGERVEALESELSYIRNSATALRESFLLKDSVLQRIEEILEDLELPEHFHSRDIIEKIDWLARSVTGNSLPMTDWDQKSSVGGSYSDAGFVVMDAWKDDVQASSNPSDDLKRKYEELQGKFYGLAEQNEMLEQSLMERNNIIQRWEEVLDKISIPSLLRSMEPEDRIEWLGSALSEAHHDRDSLQQKIDNLETYCGSLTSDLEALQRRKSELEAALQAAIHEKENLFDRLETLTCEHEKVSENAVKFKLENDKLQNEATDLQEKLVEKLGNEEHIRRIEDDIRRLQDLVSNVLQDPGSKELVSGGSGIECLEELLRKLIENHTRLSLGKTVLRDGIDECHTENADTSSDEPRVIDAPDTKDLDVVALKKELEEALGDLTEAKSERDRYMEKMQSLLCEVEALDQKREEAQVLLDQEEQKSASLREKLNVAVRKGKSLVQHRDSLKQAVEEMNTKVEHLKSEIELRDNALAEYEQKIKYLSTYPERVEALESEILLLRNHLTEAEGYLQEKGHTLSVILNTLGDINVGVEFSVNDPVDKLGRIGKLCHDLHAAVASSEHESKKSKRAAELLLAELNEVQERNDALQDELAKTCSELSKLSKERDEAEASKLEALSSLKKLTTVHSEERKNQFSAFMVLKSDVERLRESFFDIDILIADVFSKNLEYFHSLKAGMESCLKPRDATDVVGVPLISSPGGIISKSSENKFPVQNFQAADWFSDSEVKDHFDEHFIVESCSFIGQQVQECSKEIGSLREKLHRHSISLHEAAQSLSALMGVIHGDMISQRESFEFMKRELSRLESMEEEKDMELVAMRRNQGLLFESCTASIMAIENRKAQLGGNGVVARDLGINLSSDEGNSFGGNALFSSEEGIKTVAERLLLAVKDFASMQTEILDDSQKDMKARIADLQTELQEKDIQKERICMELVSQIRQAEATALGYSTDLQSANTQVHDLEKQVEVMEKERNALEQRIKDLQDGEAASKELQEKVRSLADVVAAKEQEIEALMQALDEEEAQMEDLTNKIEELGKEVQQKKKDLQNLEASRGKALKKLSVTVSKFDELHHLSGSLLAEVEKLQSQLQDRDVEISFLRQEVTRCTNDVLVSSQMNSKRNSEEINELLTCLDPLISPAQLHDVLHDDKKSIGVHEYKEILKRQIASIVSELEDLRAVAQSKDALLQAERSKVEELLRKGETLENSLREKESQLTLLQDVGDSGQTTSMSSEIVEVKPVISKWAAPGSSIAPQVRSLRKGNNDQVAIAIDMDPGSSNRLEDEDDDKVHGFKSLTTSRIVPRFTRPVTDMIDGLWVSCDRALMRQPALRLGIIIYWAVMHALLATFVV; encoded by the exons ATGGAAAAGAATAAGAACCGGACCGATCTACTCGCAGCCGGGCGAAAAAAG TTACAGCAATTTCGCCAAAAGAAGGATGGTAAAGGCAGTAGCAGTCAGGCAAAATCCTCAAATAAGTCTGGTAAATCTAGGCAGCATGAGGCTGATGCTAATACAGTGCCTGCTACTGTTAATCCAAAGGCGTCACAGCAAGTTTCTGATGGGGAAATCGGATTGCAGCATCTTGATTCTGATGTGGAGTTTATTGATTCATCAGTGTCGCATTCTATAGAGAACTCAATGGCCCCTGATATTGATGCGGAAGCCATTGATCCACCTTCAATGCCCCTTTCACCCAAGATGGGCAAAGTTGAAAAGTTTTCGACTGATTATACTGAGTTGCCACTGGAGGGTTCAGGGGTTGGTGAAAATGATGTTGATTCCTCTGTTTCAAACAAAGGGGAAAGTATCCCAATAGCTAATCCTGAAGTGGCTATAGTTGGGTCTTTGGGAGATTCTGAAATGGCAGTTTCTGGAGGAGAATCTATACATGCCAATATGCGAGAACCTGTTGATGTTTTGGCTCCACCAGCTTCAGTTGATGATGCTAGGGAACAGCTTCTGGATACTGTTGGAACATGGAGCCCAAGGTTGGAAGAGGAGAGAGAGTTATTGTCTTCACAAGAAGAATTTCCTGATTTGTCCTTGATACCAAGGCAAGATCAGGTAACAGAT GAAGCTGAGAGTCTGGGTTCGAAGCAGTTGGACAGAAGCAGTGAGATAGAGATTGAAGGAGGTGTAAAGCTTGCTTTGTCTGAGCTCAGGGGAAGTGTAGAAACTCTTGCAAGGGAAGCCTCAGAAGTAACTGTTATGGAAGAAGCAACCCATGAAGAAGAGCAAAGTGGTGATGCAGATGATGTTTCTGCTTCTGCTGGTGCACCCGATGAGGTTGAAGATAAAGAAATTCACAGGAGAGATAAGGTTCCTGTTTCTGGTCAGGCTATCCCTGAAGTTGATGATTCTCTGACTATTAGTTCTGAAGTGACAAATCAGCAGAGAGCAGATGTAGATGTCAGCTCAtcaaatgaagaagaaatggaAATGCTATCCAGGTCTGGTGATACGGGAAGTAACTGGAAAGAAAGAGCTCAACCAGGTGCAAAAGGTAGAAAGAGTGATGAGGTATATCAACAGGAAGGTTTACCTGAAGGGTCTTTTGTATCAGAGGACAAAAGCCATGAAAGGCCTCTTGAAACCAAAATATTGAGTTTACCCAGAGGATGGACAGTATTTCCTGATGCAGATATAAGCTCAGTTAGCCTCTCACAGCTTGCAGAGTTGGTAAAGGCACTCAATGAGGATGAATTCAGGTTTCTGCTCAAATCAAGAGATTCTGCATCTAATGCACAAGTAGGGAATATTGATAGCTTGACTGTACCAGAATCCGGCTTGTCAGATGTTTTGGTGAGACTTAAAGAACAACTGTATCTTACAGATTTTGCAAAAGAACTGCACCTTTGTGAACAAACTGAGATGCAAATGGACTTCTGTCAACGTAATTATCAGTTAGTTAATGAAATATCCATGCTCAATGCTTCACTTAGTGAAGTTCGAGAGAGGAATAAAAGTATTTCCACAGAGCTTGAACAGCGTAGCTCTGAACTTCAGGTCATTTTGCGTGATAAGGAAGAGCTCCAAAACCAATTAAATACTACAACAAGAGAGATTAAGGAATTCTATTCTCGATTTGATGAGTTGCAGATTAAGCTGGAAAGGTCTCAGATGGAGTTGTCAAGCCTGACAATGGAGTTAGCTGATTCCAAGGATTTGGTTGCTGCTCTGGAGGTggaaaataaaaccttaaatgGGAATCTGGCTTCAGTGATGGAGGGCAGGAAGAAAATTGAGGAGGAAAAGGAGTTTTTTCTCTATGAGAATGAGAAATTGCATACTGACCTAGCTAGCTGCAATGGTTTATTGGCAAATATTCAGGTGGAAAAGGCGGACTTAGAAAGGAGTCTTGCTTCTGCAGCAGAGCAAAGCAAGAAGCTTGAGGAGGAAAGGGAGTATTTTGTCCATGAAAATGAGAAACTTCTGGCAGAGTTAGGCGAGAGTAAAGCTTTGGTTGCAGCACTACAGGTGGAAATTACTGATTTAGATGGAAGTTTATCATTAGCCAGAGAGGAGAGGATGAAGCTTGAGGAGCAAAAGGAGTTTTCTGTCCATGAGAATGAGAAACTCTCAGCAGAATTGGCTGACTGCAACTCTCTAATTGCAGCTTTACAAGCTGAAAATGCCAACTTGAATACAAGTCGTGCACTGGAAATGGAGGAGAGAAAGAAGCTTGAGGAGGACCAGGTGTCTTTAGCCCATGAGAATGAGAGACTTTCAGCTGAGCTTCTTGTTCATCAGGAGCAATTATCTACTGAACATGGCACATGCATGCAGCTTGAGCTTGACCTAAAAGAAGCAACCATGCGCCTTGAACAACTCACTGAGGAAAATAGCTTTCTCAACAACAATCTGGATATACATAAAGCTAAGATAAGCGAGATTGATCACAGTCAAGTCCAACTAATTTCTCTAGCTGCGGATGCTGGGTATCAGTGTGAAAGTTCTGGTATACCAATCAGGGCCCGTCAGCATGCATCTGATGCTGCAGGTTCTCGCCAAATTCCTGGCAAGCAAGATCATGAAGTTTTCTCTCTGTTGGAGAGACCCTTATTTGGTGACCTTGGGGAATTGCCAGAGCTTCAGCAGCAGAAATGTGATGTCTATGACGATTCCTTTGGGTTCATggtcttgaagagacacttgcAGGAGGTGGAGAGAATAATCCGGGAACTTGAAGGGGCTGTTGAAGAGATGCACTCTCACTCAGTATCCTTGAGTAGTTCAGGTGCAAAATTTGCTGCTTCTGGGGTGTCAAAATTGATTCAGGCCTTTGAGTCAAAAGGTCATCTTGATGATGATGAGGTAGAAGAAATACATTCAACTGAAGATCAATCACCTGCAGATTCGTATATATTTGCAAAAGAACAAGGAGGAATTCTGAAGGCAGTGCTTAAGGAGTTGAGCCTGGATGTTGAGAATGCTTGCGAACTCTTCAAGAGTGAGCGAGATGGTAAAAAAATTGCTAATGACACATGCAAGGAGCTGAACATTCAATATGAAGCATTGAAGGAACATAGTAACAGTTTGGAAGCAATGAACATTGAGCTCGAGGTTCTCTGTGAAGCTATGAAGCAACATGGATGTGATGTTGAAGCCAGGAAGAGTGAGCTTGAGGTTCTGTATGAAGCCTTGAAGCAACAAGACATCAGCCTTAAAACTGAGAACACTGAGCTTGGTAAAAAGCTGACTGAATATCAATCAAGAATCAATGAATTGGAGGGTCAGTTGTATGATATACAGCAGAGTTCAGATGAGATGGCTTCCACGATGTATAATCAAGTAGAAAATCTGCAGAAAGAAGTGACTGAGAATGAATTGATGCTCAGGCAAGAATGGAATTCTACCATTGCTCAGATTGTTGAGGAAGTTGGGAAGCTTGATGCAACTGCTGGGAGATTCTTCACCTCTGCCATCTCATCTGGCCCTCATGATGGCTTCGGTATTTGTGATATTGTTGCTAGTTCCATTAATGCTGCTACCAAAGTGATTGAGGATCTGCAGGAGAAACTTGAAGCTACTCTTGCAGACCATGAAGCAATCTGTAGTTCATACAAGGAAGTGAATGAGAAGTTCAATGAATTGCATGGGAAGAATGAAGTGGCTATTGATACATTGCATAAGATTTATGATGACCTTAGTAAACTTGTAAATGATTCACATGGATATGTGGAAGAAAGTGAAATCAACGTACAATATAAAAAACTACTTGATCCCATCAATCCCAGTAGCTATGAGACCCTCATAGAACAGCTAAGCATTCTTTTGGTTGAGAGATCGCAGCTTGAGTCAGTAAGCAACAGACTCAGTTCGGAGTTGATGAGCAGAATGAAAGAAATAGAGGAACTGAACAAAAAAGGAGGTGATTTGAATGCCATTCTTAAGTTGGTTGAAAATATTGAGGGTGTTGTCAAGCTGGAAGACATGGAAATTGACTCAGATATACCACCTGTTTCACGTCTGGAGATTTTGGTCCCTATTGTTGTTCAGAAATGCAAGGAGGCTGATGAGCAGGTGAGCTTTTCTCGAGAAGAGTTTGGATCCAAGGTGATTGAAGTGAGTGACTTGCAGGGTAATGTAAATGAGTTAAATTTATTGAATCTTCAGCAGAAAAATGAAATCCTTGTTCTCAAGGAAAGCTTGAGAAAGGCAGAGGAGGCACTTGTTGCTGCTCGTTCTGAATTGCAGGAGAAGGTAACTGAACTTGAGCAGTCTGAGCAGCGGGTATCTTCTGTTAGAGAAAAGCTCAGTATTGCTGTTGCCAAAGGTAAAGGTCTGATTGTGCAGCGAGAGACTCTCAAGCAGTCCCTTGCAGAGATGTCCAATGAATTAGAGAGATGCTCACAGGAGTTACAGTCTAAAGATGCCAGACTACATGAGGTTGAAATGAAACTGAAGACTTATTCAGAGGCAGGTGAGCGTGTGGAAGCCCTGGAATCTGAGCTTTCATATATTCGCAACTCAGCAACTGCATTGAGAGAGTCATTCCTTCTGAAAGATTCTGTACTTCAGAGAATAGAAGAGATCTTGGAAGACCTAGAGTTGCCAGAGCATTTTCATTCCAGAGATATAATTGAAAAGATTGATTGGTTAGCAAGGTCAGTTACTGGGAACTCTTTGCCTATGACTGATTGGGATCAGAAAAGTTCAGTGGGAGGGTCATACTCTGATGCTGGTTTTGTGGTTATGGATGCCTGGAAAGATGATGTGCAGGCAAGCTCAAATCCAAGTGatgatttgaaaagaaaatatgaggaGCTTCAAGGTAAATTTTATGGTTTGGCTGAACAAAACGAAATGCTGGAACAATCCTTAATGGAAAGGAACAACATAATACAGAGATGGGAAGAGGTTTTGGACAAGATCAGTATTCCTTCACTGTTGCGGTCCATGGAGCCAGAAGATAGGATTGAATGGTTGGGAAGTGCACTTTCAGAGGCTCATCATGATAGGGATTCTCTCCAGCAGAAGATTGACAACCTCGAAACCTATTGTGGATCGCTAACGTCTGATCTGGAAGCGTTGCAGAGAAGGAAATCTGAGCTTGAAGCAGCTCTCCAAGCGGCCATCCATGAGAAAGAGAATCTTTTTGATAGGTTGGAGACTCTGACCTGTGAGCATGAAAAAGTTTCAGAGAATGCAGTCAAATTTAAACTTGAGAATGATAAGCTGCAGAATGAAGCAACTGATCTGCAGGAGAAATTGGTTGAGAAGCTTGGAAATGAGGAGCACATTCGCAGGATCGAAGATGATATAAGAAGATTGCAAGATTTAGTTAGTAATGTCTTGCAGGACCCTGGTTCAAAAGAATTGGTTTCTGGTGGCAGTGGTATTGAGTGCTTGGAAGAATTGCTAAGGAAGCTTATAGAGAATCACACTAGACTTTCCTTGGGGAAAACTGTGCTTAGGGATGGGATTGATGAATGCCATACCGAAAATGCTGATACATCTAGTGATGAACCAAGAGTCATAGATGCACCAGATACCAAGGATCTAGATGTGGTGGCTCTGAAGAAAGAACTGGAGGAGGCTTTGGGTGATCTGACTGAAGCGAAGTCGGAGAGAGATAGGTATATGGAGAAGATGCAATCTTTGCTGTGTGAAGTTGAAGCATTGGATCAGAAAAGGGAGGAGGCGCAAGTTCTACTTGATCAGGAGGAGCAGAAGTCAGCTTCTTTGAGAGAGAAGTTAAATGTTGCAGTTAGAAAAGGGAAGTCCTTGGTGCAACATCGGGATAGTTTGAAACAAGCTGTTGAAGAGATGAATACCAAGGTGGAACACTTGAAATCTGAGATTGAACTTCGTGATAATGCTCTTGCAGAGTATGAACAGAAGATCAAGTACTTATCCACCTACCCAGAAAGGGTAGAAGCCCTAGAATCTGAGATTTTGTTATTGAGAAATCATTTGACAGAAGCTGAGGGCTATTTGCAGGAGAAAGGACATACTTTGAGTGTAATTTTGAACACTTTAGGTGACATTAATGTGGGTGTCGAATTTAGTGTGAATGATCCTGTTGACAAGTTGGGGCGAATTGGGAAACTATGTCATGATTTACATGCAGCTGTTGCTTCTTCAGAACATGAGTCTAAGAAATCTAAAAGAGCAGCGGAACTGCTCCTTGCAGAACTGAATGAAGTTCAAGAAAGAAATGACGCACTCCAAGATGAGCTAGCTAAAACTTGCAGTGAACTTTCTAAACTCTCCAAGGAAAGGGATGAAGCAGAAGCTTCCAAACTTGAAGCACTTTCAAGTCTCAAAAAACTAACCACTGTTCACTCTGAGGAAAGAAAGAACCAATTTTCTGCATTCATGGTGTTAAAATCTGATGTAGAGCGTCTCAGAGAGAGCTTCTTTGATATTGACATTTTAATAGCTGATGTTTTCTCCAAGAACTTGGAATATTTTCACAGTCTGAAAGCTGGCATGGAATCATGTCTGAAACCAAGAGATGCTACTGATGTGGTTGGTGTGCCTCTCATCAGTTCACCTGGAGGCATTATTTCAAAAAGTTCAGAAAATAAg TTTCCTGTCCAGAACTTCCAGGCTGCAGATTGGTTCTCAGACTCTGAGGTAAAAGATCATTTTGATGAACATTTTATAGTTGAAAGTTGTAGCTTTATTGGGCAGCAGGTGCAAGAATGTTCAAAAGAAATTGGTTCCCTTAGAGAAAAATTACACAGACATTCAATTTCATTACATGAAGCAGCTCAAAGTCTATCTGCACTAATGGGTGTTATTCATGGAGATATGATTTCACAAAGGGAGTCATTTGAATTCATGAAGAGAGAACTTTCACGTTTAGAgtcaatggaagaagaaaaagatatgGAACTTGTTGCCATGAGGAGAAACCAGGGCTTGCTTTTTGAATCATGTACTGCTTCAATTATGGCAATTGAAAATAGGAAGGCCCAACTGGGTGGAAATGGTGTAGTTGCTCGGGATCTGGGTATTAACTTGTCTAGTGATGAAGGAAATTCTTTTGGTGGGAACGCCCTTTTCTCCTCCGAGGAAGGTATTAAAACTGTGGCAGAGAGATTATTATTAGCAGTGAAGGATTTTGCCAGTATGCAAACCGAGATTCTAGATGATAGCCAAAAGGACATGAAAGCTAGAATAGCAGACTTGCAGACAGAGCTACAGGAGAAGGACATCCAAAAAGAGAGGATCTGTATGGAGCTTGTAAGTCAAATTAGGCAAGCTGAAGCTACTGCACTGGGCTACTCAACAGATCTTCAATCTGCAAATACTCAGGTACATGATTTGGAGAAGCAGGTGGAAGTGATGGAGAAAGAAAGGAATGCACTGGAGCAGAGAATAAAAGATCTTCAAGATGGGGAAGCTGCCTCAAAAGAGTTACAGGAGAAGGTCAGATCACTGGCTGATGTGGTAGCCGCAAAAGAGCAAG AAATCGAAGCCCTGATGCAAGCGCTTGATGAGGAGGAGGCCCAGATGGAAGACTTGACAAACAAGATTGAGGAATTGGGAAAAGAAgtgcaacaaaagaaaaaagatttacaGAACCTTGAAGCTTCTCGTGGAAAGGCTTTGAAAAAGCTTTCTGTCACTGTGAGCAAGTTTGATGAGCTTCACCATCTGTCTGGAAGCCTCCTTGCTGAGGTTGAAAAGCTTCAGTCACAATTGCAGGATCGGGATGTAGAGATCTCTTTCTTAAGGCAGGAGGTCACTAGATGCACAAATGATGTTCTTGTTTCATCACAGATGAACAGCAAGAGAAATTCGGAGGAGATTAATGAGTTGTTGACATGCTTGGACCCACTTATTTCCCCGGCCCAATTACATGATGTGCTTCATGATGATAAGAAGAGTATTGGTGTTCATGAATACAAAGAGATACTGAAGAGGCAAATTGCATCTATTGTATCTGAATTGGAGGATCTACGGGCAGTGGCTCAAAGCAAGGACGCATTGTTGCAAGCAGAAAGGAGTAAAGTAGAAGAGTTATTACGGAAAGGAGAAACTCTTGAAAATTCTTTACGTGAGAAGGAATCTCAATTGACTTTGCTTCAAGATGTGGGGGATTCTGGACAGACAACTAGTATGAGCTCTGAAATTGTCGAAGTTAAACCAGTG